One Candidatus Methylomirabilota bacterium DNA window includes the following coding sequences:
- a CDS encoding DinB family protein yields MQAELDTYARELRFILDQVCISLAGLTPAQFNWRPATPAPNSACAIAAHVLASTRVYALGFGCGRPVQRDRDSEFIASGLDPKEIIDQLRQLWREIGAALAAPVAGALDERLLPAKELWGTGHPHEISRREALVESIRHAAIHLGELRLTRDLAIRHAGGVPS; encoded by the coding sequence ATGCAAGCCGAGCTCGACACCTATGCTCGAGAGCTACGCTTCATCCTCGACCAGGTCTGCATCTCGCTGGCCGGCCTCACCCCCGCGCAGTTCAACTGGCGTCCGGCCACCCCTGCTCCGAACAGCGCCTGCGCCATCGCCGCGCACGTTCTCGCGAGTACCCGGGTCTACGCGCTCGGCTTCGGTTGTGGCCGCCCAGTCCAGCGCGACCGCGACTCGGAGTTCATTGCCTCTGGCCTCGATCCGAAAGAGATCATCGACCAGCTCCGGCAGCTCTGGCGGGAGATCGGTGCCGCGCTGGCTGCCCCGGTCGCGGGCGCGCTCGACGAGCGACTCCTGCCTGCGAAGGAGCTGTGGGGCACCGGTCATCCCCACGAGATCTCGCGGCGGGAGGCCCTCGTGGAGAGCATCCGGCACGCGGCCATTCACCTCGGCGAGTTACGGCTGACGCGGGACCTCGCCATCAGGCACGCCGGAGGAGTCCCGTCATGA